A single region of the Acinetobacter sp. WCHA45 genome encodes:
- the purB gene encoding adenylosuccinate lyase: protein MNALTALSPLDGRYASKCDALRPFLSEFGLIHARVTVEVRWLQALANRAEIIEVPAFSAETNAALDAIVTNFSEEDANRIKEIERTTNHDVKAVEYFLKEKIANIDELQNAGEFIHFACTSEDINNLSHALMLKNGREVLVSSMKQILNAISALAITHAEQPMLSRTHGQTASPTTLGKEMANVAYRLARQIKQFENVELLGKINGAVGNYNAHLSAYPEIDWAAHAQAFVESLGLSFNPYTTQIEPHDYMAELFDALRRYNTILIDFNRDVWGYISLGYFKQKLKDGEVGSSTMPHKVNPIDFENSEGNLGIANAVLGHLGEKLPVSRWQRDLTDSTVLRNMGVGFAQSLIAFDACLKGIGKLELNANRLNEDLDQAQEVLAEPIQTVMRRYNVEKPYEKLKALTRGQAMTRDMMVNFVNGDELLQVPADERARLAELTPATYTGNAAEQAKQINDLISKI from the coding sequence ATGAATGCTTTAACCGCACTCTCACCACTTGATGGACGTTATGCAAGCAAATGCGATGCGTTACGCCCTTTTTTGTCTGAGTTTGGTTTAATCCACGCTCGTGTTACGGTTGAAGTGCGTTGGTTACAAGCACTTGCAAATCGTGCAGAAATTATTGAAGTTCCTGCTTTTTCTGCTGAAACAAATGCAGCATTAGATGCGATCGTAACCAATTTCTCTGAAGAAGATGCGAATCGTATTAAAGAAATTGAACGTACGACGAACCATGATGTAAAAGCGGTTGAATACTTCCTTAAAGAAAAAATTGCCAATATTGATGAGCTACAAAATGCGGGCGAATTTATTCACTTTGCATGTACCTCTGAAGACATCAACAACTTGTCTCATGCATTAATGCTTAAAAATGGTCGTGAAGTTTTAGTTTCAAGTATGAAACAAATCCTTAATGCGATTTCTGCTTTGGCAATCACACATGCTGAACAACCAATGTTGTCTCGTACACATGGTCAAACTGCAAGCCCGACTACATTGGGTAAAGAGATGGCAAACGTTGCTTATCGTTTAGCGCGCCAAATCAAGCAATTTGAAAATGTCGAATTACTTGGCAAAATCAATGGTGCTGTCGGTAACTACAATGCTCACCTATCTGCTTACCCAGAAATTGACTGGGCTGCACATGCTCAAGCATTTGTAGAATCTTTAGGTTTAAGCTTCAACCCATACACCACACAAATTGAGCCACACGATTATATGGCTGAATTGTTTGATGCATTACGTCGTTACAACACCATCCTGATCGATTTTAACCGTGATGTTTGGGGCTATATCTCACTAGGTTACTTCAAGCAAAAATTAAAAGACGGTGAAGTTGGTTCTTCAACAATGCCTCATAAAGTAAACCCAATTGACTTCGAAAATTCTGAAGGTAACTTAGGTATCGCAAATGCGGTATTGGGTCATCTTGGTGAAAAACTTCCTGTTTCTCGCTGGCAGCGTGACTTAACTGACTCAACTGTTCTTCGTAACATGGGTGTTGGTTTTGCACAAAGCTTGATTGCTTTTGATGCTTGCTTAAAAGGTATTGGTAAACTTGAGTTGAACGCGAACCGTTTAAATGAAGATTTAGACCAAGCACAAGAAGTTCTTGCAGAACCAATCCAAACCGTTATGCGTCGTTATAACGTTGAAAAGCCATACGAAAAATTAAAAGCATTGACTCGTGGTCAAGCAATGACCCGTGACATGATGGTCAATTTTGTGAATGGTGATGAATTATTACAAGTTCCTGCTGACGAACGTGCACGTTTGGCTGAATTAACACCTGCAACATATACAGGTAATGCGGCTGAACAAGCGAAACAAATTAATGATCTAATTAGCAAAATCTAA
- a CDS encoding IS110 family transposase produces MIMLGIDVSKTKIDCCIFPQGLTGKRKNKIFTNTESGFGSLLKWLITLKIEPDQVTAIMEATSVYHENLGYYLYDAGVKVCVANPSRVRAFAKGMSMLNKTDKADSEALSRYGYTAKLIIWQPEPENVRLLKALLGRRDVYLGSLLQEKNRLEKAQSTHTSVVVIKLLEENIEYLNQQLEHIDKLINNHIDQDPTLKQDLKLLQTIPSIGERSGLLLLGLFHSHKFEKASQAAAYVGLVPVHQLSGSSVNKQSHLSKAGDSKIRSVLYMSALTAIKYNPHIEALYQRLLSQGKNKMCALGAAMRKLIHLCYGVLKHQTAYQRDYLLVE; encoded by the coding sequence ATGATTATGCTAGGTATTGATGTCAGTAAAACCAAAATAGATTGTTGCATTTTCCCTCAAGGTTTGACTGGAAAAAGAAAAAATAAAATATTTACTAATACAGAAAGTGGCTTTGGCAGTCTGCTCAAATGGCTAATCACTCTTAAAATTGAACCTGATCAAGTGACAGCAATCATGGAAGCGACTTCGGTTTATCATGAGAATTTGGGATATTATCTATATGATGCAGGTGTAAAGGTTTGTGTGGCTAATCCTTCACGAGTAAGAGCCTTTGCCAAAGGCATGTCCATGCTAAATAAAACGGATAAAGCTGATAGTGAAGCTCTTTCACGTTATGGTTACACCGCAAAGTTAATCATATGGCAGCCTGAACCTGAAAATGTCAGATTATTAAAAGCTTTACTAGGCAGACGAGATGTCTATCTAGGTAGTCTATTGCAGGAAAAGAATCGACTTGAAAAGGCGCAGTCCACTCATACCTCCGTTGTTGTGATTAAATTACTTGAAGAGAATATTGAGTATTTAAATCAGCAACTTGAACATATTGATAAGTTAATAAATAATCACATAGATCAAGATCCAACATTGAAACAGGATTTGAAATTACTGCAAACTATTCCTTCAATCGGTGAACGATCAGGCTTATTACTGTTGGGGTTATTTCATTCGCACAAGTTTGAAAAAGCAAGTCAAGCTGCTGCATATGTAGGTTTGGTTCCAGTACATCAGTTGTCTGGCAGTTCAGTCAACAAGCAAAGTCACTTATCAAAAGCAGGTGACAGTAAAATACGCTCAGTATTGTATATGTCAGCATTAACAGCGATTAAATATAATCCACACATTGAAGCTTTATATCAACGATTATTAAGCCAGGGTAAAAATAAAATGTGTGCTTTAGGTGCTGCAATGCGCAAGCTTATACATCTGTGTTATGGCGTTTTAAAACATCAGACTGCCTATCAAAGAGATTATTTATTGGTCGAATAA
- the mnmA gene encoding tRNA 2-thiouridine(34) synthase MnmA, translating into MQQRVIVGMSGGVDSSVSAALLLQQGYQVEGLFMKNWEEDDGTEYCTALEDLADAQAVADKIGIKLHTANFAMEYWDRVFEHFLAEYAAGRTPNPDILCNKEIKFRAFLDHAMTLGADFIATGHYARRGASMQNSRGETYAPLLRGVDNNKDQTYFLHAVHGREINKTLFPVGEIEKPEVRRIAEQLDLATAKKKDSTGICFIGERRFTDFLKQYLPAQAGKIVLESGKEVGEHHGLMYYTLGQRGGIGIGGMKGVQEGAWFVLHKDIANNRLVIGQGHEHPLMQSTQLWSESIDWVAGEQDIPSTGFRCTAKTRYRQPDQACTIYRDEQTENGIRVEFDEPQRAVTPGQSVVFYSGEVCLGGGVIHHTNAPEPDFI; encoded by the coding sequence ATGCAACAACGTGTCATCGTCGGTATGTCTGGTGGTGTAGACTCCTCTGTTTCTGCCGCATTATTACTTCAACAAGGATATCAAGTTGAAGGTCTTTTCATGAAAAACTGGGAGGAAGATGATGGTACGGAATACTGCACAGCACTTGAAGACTTAGCTGATGCGCAAGCCGTTGCAGATAAAATTGGTATCAAGCTGCACACTGCGAACTTTGCCATGGAATATTGGGATCGCGTGTTTGAACACTTCTTGGCTGAATATGCTGCAGGTCGCACACCAAACCCAGATATCTTGTGTAATAAAGAAATTAAATTCCGTGCCTTCCTCGATCATGCCATGACTTTGGGTGCAGACTTTATTGCAACAGGTCATTATGCGCGTCGTGGTGCAAGCATGCAAAACTCGCGTGGCGAAACCTATGCTCCATTACTCCGTGGTGTGGATAATAATAAAGACCAAACTTATTTCTTACATGCAGTGCATGGTCGTGAAATCAATAAGACGCTGTTCCCTGTCGGTGAAATCGAAAAGCCCGAAGTTCGTCGCATTGCTGAACAACTTGATTTAGCAACTGCCAAGAAAAAAGACTCGACGGGTATCTGCTTTATTGGTGAACGTCGTTTCACCGATTTCTTAAAACAATATTTACCTGCACAAGCTGGAAAAATTGTTTTAGAGTCAGGTAAAGAAGTTGGTGAACATCATGGCTTGATGTACTATACGCTCGGTCAACGCGGTGGTATTGGTATCGGTGGTATGAAAGGTGTACAAGAAGGTGCATGGTTCGTACTCCATAAAGATATTGCCAATAATCGCTTGGTGATCGGTCAAGGACATGAGCACCCACTCATGCAAAGCACACAGCTTTGGAGTGAGTCGATTGATTGGGTCGCAGGTGAACAGGACATCCCAAGTACAGGATTCCGATGCACGGCAAAAACCCGTTATCGCCAGCCTGATCAAGCGTGTACAATTTATCGTGATGAGCAAACCGAAAATGGTATTCGAGTTGAGTTTGATGAACCACAAAGAGCTGTAACTCCTGGACAAAGCGTGGTGTTCTACTCCGGAGAAGTGTGCTTAGGTGGTGGTGTGATTCACCATACCAATGCACCTGAACCAGATTTTATTTAA
- a CDS encoding DUF3336 domain-containing protein: protein MFNRAQEKRNTYQLHRIDMLKESLQHASSYAEWKEIALKLDEEAGHEAWKYDNQSPYFDAEILSKRYNLLKKYRMQHRTLDLIYVLREGLSYDFANIGHPMLFAQTYIGTKRIIENYVEEMSECLRYLASSECITFQLKKKIQFFKECQRAYGQPALMFSGGATLGLFHTGVCKALLEQDLMPRVLSGSSAGAIMTGMLGVSSADKIPELLEGEHFFSDAFQFRKISELIRGHGGIADVMYLKKFLMQNLGDVTFAEAYQQSKRHINIVIAPYNTAQNPRIMNALTAPNVLVWSAILASCAVPVLFPPVHLTSKRYDGQHTPYLANTKWVDGSMRSDFPQEKMARLYNINYTIASQVNPHIVPFMQSDTERFRRDVLNWPKRIIRHQGKSLALEVMDLTRNYMGSFFPIRRVLDHGYGILGQRYYGDVNIIAHYGLRHYSYMLKNPRPKLFKVLQQEGERATWPKISSIEIHARIGKTIEHCLTSLRKQQEKQQNEFYYVDL, encoded by the coding sequence ATGTTCAATAGAGCTCAAGAAAAAAGAAATACATATCAATTGCATAGAATTGATATGTTAAAAGAGAGCTTGCAACATGCAAGTTCTTATGCGGAATGGAAAGAAATTGCACTAAAATTGGACGAAGAAGCGGGGCATGAAGCATGGAAATATGACAATCAATCGCCTTACTTTGATGCAGAAATTTTGTCTAAACGATACAACTTATTAAAAAAATATCGAATGCAACATCGAACTTTAGATTTAATTTATGTTCTCCGTGAAGGCTTATCTTATGACTTCGCCAATATTGGTCATCCAATGTTATTTGCACAAACCTATATTGGTACGAAAAGAATTATCGAAAACTATGTTGAAGAAATGAGTGAATGTCTTCGCTATTTAGCTTCTAGTGAATGTATTACTTTTCAACTCAAAAAAAAAATTCAATTTTTTAAAGAATGTCAAAGAGCCTATGGACAACCTGCCCTTATGTTTTCTGGGGGTGCAACACTGGGTTTATTTCATACAGGTGTATGTAAGGCTTTGCTCGAACAAGATTTAATGCCTCGAGTCCTGTCTGGTTCAAGTGCAGGGGCGATCATGACGGGCATGTTGGGGGTATCCTCGGCTGATAAAATTCCAGAACTGCTCGAAGGCGAACATTTTTTTAGTGATGCTTTTCAATTCAGGAAAATTTCAGAGCTAATTCGAGGTCATGGTGGTATTGCTGATGTCATGTATTTGAAAAAATTCCTGATGCAAAATTTGGGTGATGTGACATTTGCAGAAGCCTATCAACAGTCAAAGCGACATATTAATATTGTAATTGCCCCGTATAACACAGCACAGAACCCACGGATTATGAATGCACTCACCGCGCCGAATGTTTTGGTGTGGAGTGCTATTTTAGCATCTTGTGCTGTACCTGTATTATTTCCGCCTGTGCACTTAACCAGTAAACGTTACGATGGTCAGCATACACCTTATTTGGCCAATACCAAGTGGGTGGATGGGAGTATGCGTAGTGATTTTCCACAAGAAAAAATGGCTCGTTTGTATAATATAAATTACACCATTGCCAGCCAAGTAAATCCGCATATCGTGCCATTTATGCAAAGTGATACTGAACGGTTTCGTCGCGATGTTCTAAACTGGCCTAAACGAATTATTCGGCATCAAGGCAAATCGCTTGCTCTGGAAGTTATGGATTTAACACGTAATTATATGGGCAGTTTTTTCCCGATTCGCCGTGTTTTAGATCATGGATATGGCATTTTAGGGCAGCGTTATTACGGCGATGTAAATATTATTGCGCACTATGGTTTAAGACATTATAGCTATATGCTTAAAAATCCACGTCCGAAACTCTTTAAGGTTTTGCAGCAAGAGGGAGAGCGAGCGACATGGCCGAAGATTTCATCTATTGAAATTCATGCACGGATTGGAAAAACGATTGAGCATTGTTTAACATCACTGCGTAAGCAGCAAGAAAAGCAACAGAATGAGTTTTACTACGTTGATCTTTGA
- a CDS encoding protein kinase domain-containing protein has product MSFTTLIFDSNIQLDNLNLSTKPESYAFGRRLYRCQIKQQQYWLKFHLINSHEVLEQAFERELNFYQQNSQVIQNFLLPHQIIPLSHIKNDDDLPQCGGGLLSVATNVFFSPIQVTDSIQVICHKILTALQAIESMHQLGWIHGDLKAEHFRLYENSCRLIDFEQSYQLQPIQNLTATPHYMAPELFHGKPKTVQTDLYAFGIIVYEWLSQSKLTAKNYHEWAILHCQKLEIKLPDELRCFLPLLTGLLQKHLKQRFSSAIEAKNCLNAIDLL; this is encoded by the coding sequence ATGAGTTTTACTACGTTGATCTTTGATTCAAATATTCAACTGGATAATTTGAATTTAAGTACTAAACCTGAAAGCTATGCTTTTGGGCGGCGTTTATATCGTTGCCAAATTAAGCAACAACAATATTGGCTTAAATTTCATTTAATCAATAGCCATGAGGTTTTAGAGCAAGCGTTTGAGCGAGAACTAAATTTCTATCAACAAAACTCTCAAGTTATACAGAATTTTTTATTGCCCCATCAAATTATACCACTTTCTCATATTAAAAATGACGATGATCTTCCTCAGTGTGGGGGAGGGTTGCTTAGTGTTGCTACAAATGTATTTTTTAGCCCTATTCAGGTAACAGATAGCATCCAAGTTATCTGCCATAAAATTTTAACTGCGCTGCAAGCCATTGAAAGTATGCATCAATTAGGTTGGATTCATGGCGATTTAAAAGCAGAGCATTTTCGATTATATGAAAACTCATGCAGGCTCATTGATTTTGAACAAAGTTATCAATTACAACCAATCCAAAATTTAACCGCAACTCCTCATTATATGGCACCTGAGCTTTTTCATGGGAAGCCAAAAACCGTACAAACTGATTTATATGCTTTTGGCATCATTGTTTATGAGTGGTTATCCCAAAGCAAATTAACTGCAAAAAACTACCATGAATGGGCCATCCTACATTGCCAGAAATTAGAAATTAAATTACCTGATGAATTGCGGTGTTTTTTGCCTTTATTAACAGGCTTATTGCAGAAACATCTAAAACAGCGATTTAGCTCAGCAATAGAGGCAAAAAATTGTTTGAATGCAATTGATTTGCTGTAA
- the hflD gene encoding high frequency lysogenization protein HflD, which produces MVELPFQHAQALNVRQNRALALAAVFQATQLTHMTAMAGQQSIGDSGNFYFELLIKASLNIRPATNNATQTLDFFNQLADISLGLKTLEGCITQPFNTAPKSRIPKMSTAKLPMSYAMALLQLEKKVYSNPEYVKIIEAAQQKILKQLSFFDNNYLHPSIIANLAQTYVETAGQINPRILVRGNAEAFKDINHTNRIRACLFTGLQLAHLWKQLGGSSWSMIFTKRKLLQDIQALARLQYQVV; this is translated from the coding sequence ATGGTGGAGTTACCCTTTCAGCACGCCCAAGCGTTGAATGTTCGACAAAATCGTGCTTTAGCATTGGCTGCTGTGTTTCAAGCAACTCAGCTCACGCATATGACTGCAATGGCGGGTCAGCAAAGTATTGGCGATAGCGGTAATTTTTATTTTGAACTACTGATTAAAGCCAGTCTTAATATTCGCCCAGCCACCAACAATGCCACTCAAACTTTAGATTTTTTTAATCAACTTGCAGATATCTCTCTTGGTTTAAAAACATTAGAAGGTTGTATAACCCAACCTTTTAATACTGCGCCTAAATCTCGTATTCCGAAAATGTCGACTGCTAAACTCCCAATGTCTTATGCAATGGCGTTATTGCAATTAGAAAAGAAAGTGTATAGCAATCCTGAATACGTCAAAATTATCGAAGCAGCTCAGCAAAAAATATTAAAACAGCTTTCATTTTTCGATAACAACTATTTGCATCCAAGTATTATCGCCAACCTTGCACAAACTTATGTGGAAACAGCAGGACAAATCAATCCTCGTATTTTAGTTCGCGGTAATGCTGAAGCATTTAAAGACATCAATCATACCAACCGTATTCGTGCATGCTTATTTACTGGCTTACAACTTGCACATTTATGGAAGCAGCTCGGTGGTAGCTCTTGGAGTATGATTTTTACTAAACGTAAGTTATTACAAGATATTCAAGCTCTCGCTCGTTTACAGTATCAGGTGGTATAA